AAGGTCTGCCGGCGTGAGCGGAGAGTCGACATCGGTCCTCGCGGAACTCGGCCGGGGCAACATCGGGGCGGTCTTCCGCAAGCACGCCGACCTGGTCCTGGCGGGTCTGGTGGTCTCGATCATCGGCATGATGATCGTCCCGTTGCCGACGTTTTTGCTCGACATCCTGTTGAGCTTGAACGTGACGCTGGCGGTCGTCCTGCTGATGGTGTCGATCTACATCGGCGACGCGCTGCGTATCGCCGCATTTCCCACCATCTTGTTGGTCACGACCCTGTTTCGCCTGGGCCTGAACGTGTCCACGACGCGGCTCATCTTGCGGGACGGCTACGCGGGCGAAGTGATCGAGTCGTTCGGACAGTTCGTCGTCGCCGGCAACATCGTGGTCGGCGCGGTCATCTTCCTCATCCTCACGTTGATTCAGTTCATTGTGATCGCCAAGGGCTCGGAGCGCGTCGCGGAAGTCGCGGCGCGATTCACCCTCGACGCGATGCCCGGAAAGCAGATGTCGATCGATGCCGACTTGCGCGCCGGCAACATCGACCAGGCCGAGGCGCAGAGGCGGCGCTCCGCGTTGCAGCGCGAGTCGCAGATGTACGGGTCGATGGACGGCGCGATGAAGTTCGTCAAGGGCGACGCGATCGCCGGCATCCTGATTACGGTCATCAACATCGTAGGCGGGCTGATCATCGGCGTCGTCATGCGGGGCATGAGCGCGGGCGACGCCGCGGCGAAGTACACCGTGCTCACGATCGGCGACGGGCTGGTGTCACAGATTCCGGCGCTGGTCATCTCGCTGTCCGCCGGCATGATCGTCACGCGGGTGGCGAGCGAAGACGAGGGGGCACACCTGGGCCACGACATCGTCACGCAAGTGCTGGCGCAACCCAAGGCGATCGCCGTGGCGGCCGTGTTGCTCGCGCTTCTGGGGATCATTCCCGGGCTGCCGACCGTGCCGTTCCTGTTGCTGTCGGCGGGCACCGGCGCGCTGGCGTACTCGCTGCGCATGCGCGAGGCGGCCGCCGGTGACGGGGCGGCTGCTGGCGCGCCCGCGCCCGCGGTCGCGGCTGGCCGCCGCGCGCGGGGGGGGCGGCCGGGTGCCGCGGACGCGTTCGCGCCCACCGGCATCGTGCCCGCCGCGATCGAGCTGGCTCCCGACCTGGCCGCGGCCGTCGGGGCGACCGATACGGAGGGCTCCTTCTTTACGGAGACGATTCCACAGATTCGCCGGGCGCTGTACCGCGATCTCGGTGTCGTACTGCCCGGAGTGCGCGCGCGCACCGTCCCGGCGTTGCCGCCGAACGGATTTGTCGTGCGGATCGCGGAGTTGCCGATGCACCAGGGCACCGTGCGCACCGACGTGTGCCTGGTCGACGAGGAGCCGGACCGGGTCGCCGTGCTCAACGTCCCGGCCGAGGCGGCGCCGCACCCGATCAGCGGCCGGACGATCACCGCTGTGCCGGTCGCGGCCGCTGGCGTGGTGCAGCAGGCCGGGCTCACCGCGTGGACGCCCGCCCAGGTGCTCGCGATGACGGTTGCGAGCACCCTGCGCAAGTACGCTCACGAGTTCATCGGCATCCAGGAGACGCAGGCGCTGCTCGACGAACTGGAGAAGACGGCACCGGCGCTCGTGGCCGAAGTGGTGCCCAAGGTGGCGTCGGCGCACCTGCTCGCCGAAGTCTTGCGCCGCCTCGTCGAGGAGCAAATTTCGATTCGCGACCTGCGCGCCATCCTGCACGCGATGGCCGAGTGGGCGCCGAACGAAAAGGATCCAGTCATCCTCACCGAATACGTTCGCAGCGCGCTCGCGCGCCACATCACGCACGAGTTCGCGCCGGACGGCACGCTCGTCGCGTGGCTCATCGATCCGATGATCGAGGACACGATCCGCGGCGCGATCCAGAAGACCGCGACCGGGAGCTTCCTCGCGCTCGACCCGCAGACGGCGGCAGACATTCTCGCGGCCTTCCGCAAGGCGTTCGCCTCGCTGGGCCCCGACGCGCCGCCGCCAATCGTGCTCACGACGATGGAGGTCCGCCGTTACGTGCGCCGGCTCATCGAGATCGAGTTGCCGGATGTGGTCGTGCTGTCGTTCCAGGATCTGCGGCCCGACGTCAACATACAGCCGGTCGGCCGAGTGTCGCCGTGATCGCCGCGCGGGGGCCTGCGCGCGGGCGACTCGGTGCGGCCGCCGTCATGCACGGGCGCGCGCGATGGCGTCGGTACGGCGCATGATCGCGGCTGCCGCCGTCGTCACGGCCGTGTCGCCCGTGCCGGCGGGGGCGGACGACGGGATTCATGTTGCCGCGGGGATCGGCGGTTACGGCGCGCTCGTGGGGGGCGCGCGGGGACCGGCGGCGGAAGCGGAGGTCTATCCCGGCGGCAGATGGGGCCGATGGGGTGTGCGCGCGGCCTACTTCGGGGGCGTGCCGGGGCCGTGCGCGGCGCTCGTCGCCGCGGGCGCGACCTACACCGCGGCGGCGACTCGCCCCCATCTGCACGTCGCGTTCCACGGCGAGCTGGCGGCCGCGGTGGCGGACCCGGAGGGAATCCGCGCTGGCGCCGGCGGTGGCGTGCAGACCCAGGTCGGCGTCGTCGGTCCGCTGGCGGTCGGCGGCGACC
This genomic interval from Deltaproteobacteria bacterium contains the following:
- a CDS encoding EscV/YscV/HrcV family type III secretion system export apparatus protein, which gives rise to MGAVFRKHADLVLAGLVVSIIGMMIVPLPTFLLDILLSLNVTLAVVLLMVSIYIGDALRIAAFPTILLVTTLFRLGLNVSTTRLILRDGYAGEVIESFGQFVVAGNIVVGAVIFLILTLIQFIVIAKGSERVAEVAARFTLDAMPGKQMSIDADLRAGNIDQAEAQRRRSALQRESQMYGSMDGAMKFVKGDAIAGILITVINIVGGLIIGVVMRGMSAGDAAAKYTVLTIGDGLVSQIPALVISLSAGMIVTRVASEDEGAHLGHDIVTQVLAQPKAIAVAAVLLALLGIIPGLPTVPFLLLSAGTGALAYSLRMREAAAGDGAAAGAPAPAVAAGRRARGGRPGAADAFAPTGIVPAAIELAPDLAAAVGATDTEGSFFTETIPQIRRALYRDLGVVLPGVRARTVPALPPNGFVVRIAELPMHQGTVRTDVCLVDEEPDRVAVLNVPAEAAPHPISGRTITAVPVAAAGVVQQAGLTAWTPAQVLAMTVASTLRKYAHEFIGIQETQALLDELEKTAPALVAEVVPKVASAHLLAEVLRRLVEEQISIRDLRAILHAMAEWAPNEKDPVILTEYVRSALARHITHEFAPDGTLVAWLIDPMIEDTIRGAIQKTATGSFLALDPQTAADILAAFRKAFASLGPDAPPPIVLTTMEVRRYVRRLIEIELPDVVVLSFQDLRPDVNIQPVGRVSP